One Micropterus dolomieu isolate WLL.071019.BEF.003 ecotype Adirondacks linkage group LG23, ASM2129224v1, whole genome shotgun sequence DNA window includes the following coding sequences:
- the gjb1a gene encoding connexin 27.5, protein MPLTPPAEPDPEPKMNWASFYAVISGVNRHSTGIGRIWLSVLFIFRILVLVVAAESVWGDEKSGFTCNTQQPGCNSVCYDHFFPISHIRLWALQLILVSTPALLVAMHVAHRRHHDKRLYKLSGRTNPKDLEQIKTQKMKITGALWWTYVISLLFRIVFEVTFMYLFYMIYPGYKMIRLVKCDSYPCPNTVDCFVSRPTEKTVFTVFMLAVSGVCILLNIAEVVFLVGKACSKHLHNAGDSTMGAWIQQKLRLF, encoded by the exons ATGCCTCTTACACCTCCTGCTGAGCCGG accCTGAACCAAAGATGAACTGGGCATCATTTTATGCTGTCATCAGCGGCGTGAACAGACACTCCACAGGCATCGGTCGCATCTGGCTCTCTGTCCTGTTCATTTTCCGCATACTGGTTCTGGTGGTTGCAGCAGAGAGTGTGTGGGGTGATGAGAAGTCTGGCTTCACCTGCAACACCCAGCAGCCCGGCTGCAACAGCGTCTGCTACGACCACTTCTTCCCCATCTCGCACATCCGCCTCTGGGCGCTCCAGCTCATCCTGGTCTCGACTCCTGCCCTACTGGTAGCCATGCATGTGGCCCATCGCCGCCACCACGACAAGAGGCTCTACAAACTATCAGGGCGGACCAACCCCAAAGACCTGGAGCAAATAAAGACCCAGAAGATGAAAATCACAGGGGCTCTCTGGTGGACGTACGTCATCAGCCTGCTGTTCCGCATTGTCTTTGAGGTCAcctttatgtatttgttttatatgaTCTACCCTGGTTACAAGATGATCCGGCTGGTGAAGTGTGACTCGTACCCCTGTCCCAACACAGTGGACTGTTTTGTGTCCAGGCCCACAGAGAAGACTGTCTTCACCGTGTTCATGCTGGCTGTGTCAGGGGTCTGTATTCTACTCAACATTGCAGAAGTGGTCTTCTTGGTGGGGAAGGCCTGCAGTAAGCATTTGCACAATGCTGGAGACTCGACTATGGGGGCTTGGATCCAACAAAAGCTCCGGTTGTTCTAA